A window of the Lolium perenne isolate Kyuss_39 chromosome 7, Kyuss_2.0, whole genome shotgun sequence genome harbors these coding sequences:
- the LOC139833518 gene encoding uncharacterized protein, with amino-acid sequence MPMDVKQHLISKKSAKEAWETIKTLNLGHERVREAALQTLQKKYENLEMGEDETLDAFASRVATLVNGIRALDEKLEEISIVRRFLRAAPPRYLSVVSAIEQCVDLKTLTMDDLVGRFKAHDERMKITYGDVVPEEHVMLTRAQWQVVVAKEKGDKAYDRRSDKEASRPAKKYIAGEDEDDAPPRRKFDIKKVRCHNCGELGHFKVDCRKLPKPKERALIAQEGDDGPMMLMLEVCEQKDEEELPPPSPATEIVMDHGLPCVDHVDKPCGEGIVEKQRSAPYPHETTDQASEALELVHGDICGPISPATPSGNEYFMLVVDDHSQYMWIVLLKSKDQGLQAFKKIKEAGGVKARAKRKTLRIDRGGELKHKVVAMARSMMESKGLPGKFWGEAVNTAVYLLNRAPTRSMVGGTPYEAWYGRKPSVDHLRTFGCVAHVKTVSGHKRSLAGRSTPMIMTGYEEGSKAYRLCNPSTNKVVVTCDVVFEEDLSWIWDSTEPDEMFTVVCSELHVDDQGTRFGGDTDTRKMSSDADGDSSPRRSAASGSKERGRGSNPGGSPPGGPIVELHGSPARTEQDPGPARGRKQVVHVRNQGQKGASLGRKITLDQLLLKSQAARPASRKELLQA; translated from the exons ATGCCGATGGACGTGAAGCAGCACCTGATCTCGAAGAAATCTGCAAAGGAGGCGTGGGAGACGATCAAGACGCTAAATCTTGGTCACGAGCGCGTCCGCGAGGCGGCCCTACAAACCTTGCAGAAGAAGTACGAGAATCTGGAGATGGGAGAAGATGAGACGCTGGACGCCTTCGCTTCGAGGGTCGCTACATTGGTCAATGGGATTCGCGCGCTCGACGAGAAGCTCGAGGAGATCTCGATCGTAAGGCGTTTCCTTCGCGCGGCGCCGCCGCGTTACTTGTCCGTTGTTTCGGCAATCGAGCAGTGCGTTGATCTCAAGACTCTCACGATGGATGATCTTGTTGGACGGTTCAAGGCTCATGACGAGCGGATGAAGATCACCTACGGTGATGTGGTACCGGAAGAGCACGTTATGCTTACCCGTGCCCAGTGGCAGGTGGTGGTCGCCAAAGAGAAGGGCGATAAGGCATACGACAGAAGAAGTGATAAAGAAGCTTCTCGCCCAGCGAAAAAGTACATCGCAGGGGAGGACGAGGATGATGCTCCGCCGAGGAGGAAGTTTGACATAAAGAAAGTAAGATGTCATAACTGCGGCGAGCTCGGTCACTTCAAGGTTGATTGCCGGAAACTACCGAAGCCGAAGGAAAGGGCTCTCATCGCCCAGGAAGGAGATGATGGACCGATGATGCTGATGCTCGAAGTATGCGAGCAGAAGGACGAGGAGGAGCTACCTCCTCCATCACCGGCTACGGAGATTGTGATGGATCACGGTCTACCGTGTGTGGATCACGTGGACAAGCCTTGCGGCGAAGGTATTGTCGAGAAGCAACGGAGTGCCCCGTACCCACATGAAACCACGGATCAGGCAAGTGAAGCTTTGGAGCTCGTTCATGGCGATATATGCGGTCCGATTTCACCCGCAACCCCGTCCGGCAATGAGTACTTCATGCTTGTGGTGGATGATCACAGCCAATACATGTGGATTGTGTTGCTGAAGAGTAAAGATCAAGGTTTACAAGCATTCAAGAAGATCAAGGAAGCTGGAGGAGTCAAAGCAAGGGCGAAGAGAAAGACCCTACGCATAGATCGGGGTGGTGAATTGAAGCATAAGGTGGTGGCCAtggcacggagcatgatggagagcAAAGGCTTGCCAGGAAAGTTCTGGGGTGAGGCAGTCAACACGGCTGTCTACTTGCTGAACAGGGCGCCAACTAGGAGTATGGTTGGTGGGACTCCGTACGAAGCATGGTATGGACGAAAGCCCTCGGTTGATCATCTTCGCACTTTCGGATGTGTGGCGCATGTCAAGACGGTGTCCGGCCATAAAAGAAGCTTGGCGGGTAGGAGTACTCCAATGATCATGACTGGCTATGAAGAAGGCTCGAAAGCGTACCGTTTGTGCAATCCCTCGACGAACAAGGTGGTTGTCACATGCGATGTAGTCTTCGAGGAAGACCTATCATGGATTTGGGACTCCACGGAACCGGACGAGATGTTTACTGTTGTTTGCAGTGAATTGCATGTAGATGATCAAGGAACTCGATTTGGTGGTGACACGGACACGCGCAAAATGAGTTCAGACGCCGACGGCGACAGCTCTCCGCGGCGATCAGCAGCATCAGGCAGCAAGGAGCGTGGTCGAGGGAGCAATCCAGGCGGCAGTCCGCCAGGAGGCCCAATAGTGGAGCTGCACGGGAGCCCAGCTCGGACGGAGCAAGACCCAGGCCCAGCTCGAGGTAGA AAGCAAGTGGTTCACGTGAGGAACCAAGGCCAGAAGGGAGCATCGC